The following are encoded together in the Peromyscus leucopus breed LL Stock chromosome 1, UCI_PerLeu_2.1, whole genome shotgun sequence genome:
- the Plk1 gene encoding serine/threonine-protein kinase PLK1 codes for MSAAAKAGKLARAPADLGKAGVPGDAAPGAPVTAPLSKEIPEVLVDPRSRRQYVRGRFLGKGGFAKCFEISDADTKEVFAGKIVPKSLLLKPHQKEKMSMEISIHRSLTHQHVVGFHGFFEDSDFVFVVLELCRRRSLLELHKRRKALTEPEARYYLRQIVLGCQYLHLNQVIHRDLKLGNLFLNEDLEVKIGDFGLATKVEYEGERKKTLCGTPNYIAPEVLSKKGHSFEVDVWSIGCIMYTLLVGKPPFETSCLKETYLRIKKNEYSIPKHINPVAASLIQKMLQTDPTARPTIHELLDDEFFTSGYIPARLPITCLTIPPRFSIAPSSLDPNSRKPLTVLNKGVENPVPDRPREKEEPVVRETNEAIECHLSDMLQQLTSVNASKPSERGLVRQEEAEDPACIPIFWVSKWVDYSDKYGLGYQLCDNSVGVLFNDSTRLILYNDGDSLQYIERDGTESYLTVSSHPNSLMKKITLLKYFRNYMSEHLLKAGANITPREGDELARLPYLRTWFRTRSAIILHLSNGTVQINFFQDHTKLILCPLMAAVTYIDEKRDFRTYRLSLLEEYGCCKELASRLRYARTMVDKLLSSRSACNRLKASS; via the exons ATGAGTGCAGCGGCCAAAGCTGGAAAGCTGGCTCGAGCACCAGCCGACCTCGGGAAAGCCGGGGTCCCGGGAGATGCAGCTCCCGGTGCCCCAGTGACGGCCCCGCTGTCGAAAGAGATTCCGGAGGTCTTAGTGGACCCGCGCAGCCGGCGCCAGTATGTACGGGGCCGCTTTCTGGGTAAAGGAGGCTTTGCCAAGTGCTTCGAGATCTCAGACGCAGACACAAAGGAGGTGTTCGCAGGCAAGATCGTGCCTAAGTCTTTGCTGCTTAAGCCCCACCAGAAGGAGAAGATGTCTATGGAGATCTCCATTCACCGCAGCCTCACACACCAACATGTCGTAGGCTTCCATGGCTTTTTCGAGGACAGCGACTTTGTGTTTGTGGTTTTGGAGCTCTGTCGCAGGAGG tccCTCCTGGAGCTGCACAAGAGGAGGAAAGCGCTGACCGAGCCTGAGGCTCGCTACTACCTGCGGCAGATCGTCCTGGGCTGCCAGTACCTGCACCTAAATCAGGTCATTCACAGGGACCTCAAGCTGGGCAACCTCTTCCTGAACGAGGATCTGGAGGTGAAAATAG GGGATTTTGGGCTGGCAACCAAAGTGGAATATGAAGGGGAACGAAAGAAGACCTTATGCGGCACTCCTAACTACATAGCTCCCGAGGTGCTGAGCAAGAAGGGACACAGTTTTGAGGTGGATGTGTGGTCCATCGGGTGCATCAT GTATACCTTGCTAGTGGGCAAGCCGCCTTTTGAGACCTCGTGCCTAAAAGAGACCTACCTCCGCATCAAGAAAAACGAATACAGTATTCCCAAG CACATCAATCCTGTGGCTGCCTCCCTCATCCAGAAGATGCTCCAGACAGACCCCACTGCCCGCCCCACCATTCACGAGTTGCTTGATGACGAGTTCTTCACTTCTGGCTATATCCCCGCCCGTCTCCCCATCACCTGCCTCACCATCCCACCAAGGTTTTCAATAGCTCCCAGCAGCCTGGACCCCAACAGCAGGAAGCCTCTCACAGTTCTCAATAAAG GTGTGGAGAACCCCGTGCCGGACCGTCCCCGGGAAAAGGAGGAACCAGTGGTTCGGGAGACAAACGAGGCCATCGAGTGCCACCTCAGTGACATGCTGCAGCAGCTGACCAGCGTCAATGCCTCCAAGCCCTCCGAGCGAGGGCTGGTGCGGCAGG AGGAGGCTGAGGATCCTGCGTGCATCCCCATCTTCTGGGTCAGCAAATGGGTGGACTATTCGGACAAGTATGGACTTG GGTATCAGCTGTGTGACAACAGTGTGGGGGTGCTCTTTAATGACTCAACGCGCCTCATCCTCTACAACGACGGTGACAGCCTCCAGTACATAGAGCGGGACGGCACGGAGTCCTACCTCACCGTGAGCTCCCACCCTAACTCCTTGATGAAGAAG ATCACCCTCCTCAAGTATTTCCGCAATTACATGAGTGAACACCTGCTGAAGGCAGGGGCCAACATCACACCCCGGGAAGGTGATGAGCTGGCCCGGCTGCCCTACCTGCGAACATGGTTCCGCACACGTAGCGCCATCATCCTGCACCTCAGCAATGGCACTGTACAGATTAACTTCTTCCAG GATCACACCAAACTCATCCTGTGCCCGCTGATGGCAGCGGTGACCTACATCGACGAGAAGAGGGACTTTCGCACATACCGCCTAAGCCTCCTGGAAGAATATGGCTGCTGCAAGGAACTGGCTAGCCGGCTACGCTATGCCCGCACCATGGTAGACAAGCTGCTGAGCTCTCGATCGGCTTGCAACCGCCTCAAGGCCTCCTCGTAG